Within the Cryomorphaceae bacterium genome, the region CAACGGCCGTCCTATGGGTGGCGGAGAAGACTTCGAGGGCATGTAGCCAAAGCACCCCAACGAATTACTTCACACTTGCGCGGCTGCCCAGTTCAATGGCCTCCATATGCATAATGGTGCCGTTTTCTATGGTAAAACGAAGCACGGTTCGCACCTTGTGAAAGCCGTGCCTGCCCGCTGCACCGGGATTTATGTACAAAGTGTTTAAACGCTTGTCCATTTGAATTTTCAAAATGTGCGAATGCCCGCAAACCAGTATTTGTGGAGGGCGCTCTCGCATGGGTAAACGGATTCTTTTATCGTACACATAGACAGGACCCGCTATGTGTGTCATCCACACATCCATTCCGCCGCACAGAAAACGATTGTCCAGCGGAAAACGCTTGCGAACTTCCTGTCCGTCAATGTTGCCGTAAACCCCTCTCAGAGGTTTGAATGCCTCAAGTTGGTCTATGACATGTGCATCCCCCACATCTCCGGCATGCCAGATTTCATCGACCTCGGCAAAATGATGAAAAATACGTTCGTCAAGATAACTATGGGTGTCAGAAAGCAGTCCTATTCGCGGCATATTGAAAGCTAAGGCTAAGGTTCAAAAGTGCTACTTTTGGCCCAAACCATCAGCGTTGAGAAGATACTTTCTGGAAATTGCATTCAAGGGTACCCGTTTTTGCGGTTGGCAGCGCCAGCCACACGATGCTTCTGTGCAGCAAGAGGTTGAAAGAGCTATCACTACAATTCTAAGAACAGAAACCACCTGCATGGGCTGCGGAAGAACAGATACCGGTGTGCACGCCAATCAGTTTTTT harbors:
- a CDS encoding metallophosphoesterase — protein: MPRIGLLSDTHSYLDERIFHHFAEVDEIWHAGDVGDAHVIDQLEAFKPLRGVYGNIDGQEVRKRFPLDNRFLCGGMDVWMTHIAGPVYVYDKRIRLPMRERPPQILVCGHSHILKIQMDKRLNTLYINPGAAGRHGFHKVRTVLRFTIENGTIMHMEAIELGSRASVK